TTATCCCATGGCTTATTCCTAAGTTAGAGGGCTATAATCCCACTTCGAATTCCAAACATAATTATTCCAACGCTGCACCTCTTACCCGTTTTTTTTAATATTGTTTGTTTGTGCCCTTCCACAGTTCTTGGGCTGATATTCAATTGCGTGGCCACTTCATGACTAGTAAACTCATGGGATAAAAGAGTAATGATTTCAACTTCTCTTTTTGAGAGTTTTACCTTGATTGTTTCATTTGGAGCTAATAATTCAAGCATAGTATTGAGTTTAATTTATGTTAATTGGCCCATACTATACATTTTTTACAGTCAACTGGTTATCCCAAAAAATATAATAATTCAAAGGTTTACAGCTTGATCTATTATAAGTATATCAAGGCTTTACAATTTATGATTACAAATTAAACGCATTCAAATTTATATTGCATGGACTAATTCCTGCATTTTGGGACATTGACTTTTGAAGGCTATATTCAAAACAGAGAACAATTTTCTTAAATAAAAAGGTTATTGGGCTATTTAATTACAAAAAGAAGGAATAAGTCAAAAAAACAATACACCGTATCTTGTACTATTTACGGGCATTTAAGCAAAGCAATGTCCCAAAGACAAAGTTTTAGTCCATAAAAAAAAGATGGCAATACTCTTATTTTGTCAAACACTTTAAAACCATATAAACATGAAAACTAGAGCCCTAATTTATTTGCTTTCATCAGCAGTATTGTTTTTTACTTTATCCGGATGTAAAAAAAATGATGACCTGTTTTTAAAACAGGAAAAACAAAGTATAAATGGACATGCAGTAATCACCTGTTTTGAAGAAGAAGAAGTTAAAGATTACCTTCTTACAAATAATTATTCTGATATCCATTTGGCTTTCAATAATACTTGTGATACCGCAATTGCTACAACATCTTTCCACTATAACACAAAAGTTTTTCTATCTGATGAAGTAATAACAGGACATGAAGATTTTTTTGATCCGGAAATCGTTTTACTAGTAACAGAATATTTAATTAATCGGGAATACGATGTTGTAGAAGTTAATTTTCCCACATCCATTGATACTGCTATTGTAAAAACGCAAAAACCCTATACTACATCTGTTTTTTTAGTAGGTGGTGGTATTGTTGGATCTGAAGATTCTTCCCAATAATCTTAATTATGCAACTTCTTCCATTGAAGAACTAAAGTGAGGATACTTTAATTTAAGCAAATTTTCAAAAGGAATCAGTTCTGCGGTTAAAGGTTCCCAAATTAAATCATCATTTCCTTTATGTAAATGATGATTTAATTTGTGTTTTTCATGCTCGTAATTAAATCCATTTTTATTTAATAAAAGAAGGAACCTGAATATTTGCAAATCACGTTTCCTGAAATCCTTATGTTTAGAAATACGTAAAATTTGCCTTTGTAAATTTTCAATACTTACAATTGCATCATCCTGCTTATTTAAAATAAGGCTTGTAATGATATAAAGAATTCTACTCCAAAAGTCCCAACCAATAGAGTCTTTTGAAACTTCTTCTTTAAACAGTATAGATTTTCTTGCTAACAAATAATCACCTTCAGCAAGGGCCATGTAAACCTTATAAATTCGAAACCTTGCAAGCTCAAATTCATTAAAAAGCAAGATATTGGTGTCATTAATTAGCTCGTTGATAATTTCTCGAGCTACTTTGTAATTTTCTGAATAGAAATAACATAAAAATTCATGTTCTAAAGCCAAATAAAAGTTACGAGTACCTGGATTCAAATACAATTTAGCATAATTTAAACATTTTAATGCTTCAGGATAGTTGTAAAGATGCATTTCTGATAATGTTAAATTAACATAAACAATTCCTAGCCTTTCTTTCCTTTTTAAAGATTTGTTTTCATTGATTAAACTTAGAATCTTATATCCTGTTTTCTTCGCATTTTCGAATTCTGAAGTTAAATTATATAAAGTAAATTCATGATAAAACTTATAATATTCTATTAATGCAGATTTTGTATAAATAACCTCTTTTCTGAGTAACTCTATTTCATATTGCAAATTATCTATTTTAGATTTTATTGCAGTCTTCCCATCCAAATGTTTCAAATAGTGATTCATTTGATCGGCCTTATTTAATGCATTATAACAATGCATGTAAAACTGAATTTTTTTGTCAATTTCTATAAAAACCTTTTCTCCTCCCTTTAGCCCTAATGTGGTTTTTTTTAATAATAAATACTCCAATAGGATTGGGTAAAATTCGAATTGAATGGAAGTGTTAATTATTTCATCGAGCAGCGTTTCAAGAAGTTTTATTTTTTTACCCTTAAAACGAAGTATTTGAAAAGCCAAAGCCTTTTTAAGTACATTCTTTTTTGCATTATCTACTGCATCAATGTGGGAATTACTTTCTTCTGAATAGGTATTGGTAAGAAAATCAATAATTTTATTCCTGGTACGGTAAACCAATTTCCTGTATTTTTCCTCTACGGCAACTGCTTTGTATAGTTTTTTCAGAACCTGTATTTTTTCCGGTTCATTTTCACTTACAGAAAAAATATCAAATAAGTTTTCAGTAAGTGAAAATTCTTTTGCAGATGATTCCGATTTGCTAATAGTGGCCTTAAACTCTACTTTTTCTTTTTCGGAAAGCAACTGTATTAGCTCATACAATTCTGTATAATACATCTTGGATAAATTTTAATTGATTTGAAGTAAAGTTTAAAAAAGCAGATAAAACTATTACAAAACAATCCAATTGTTTATATCAACAAGTAAAATTACATGTTTCTTTTTAAAAAACAACAGTAATAATAGTGAAAAGTCAATGGTAATGAGAAAAAAAGCAGCTAAAAAACAAAATAAAAGATAAACAGGATGCGGCATTTTTAAGTAAAAATGAACATGGCTTTGCTTTTATAACACAAATGCACTTTCAGTTTAAAAAATCAAAATATATGATTATTCTATTGGTTTTAAATAATTTACTGCAGAAAACAATCCCGTATTCTTAATAATTTCAGCATTAAAAAACAGGTAATTTTACCTATTTTTTAATTGAATTTATTGTTCCAATTTTGTCTAGTTTAAATCAGTTAAAATAACTGTGGTTATTAAGATAACAAACTAAAGGATGATTTAATTTATACGATGAAATAGCCAAGCACAAACATTCTACAAAAAGGAATGAATATTTCATGGCTATCCCCATAAATCGGGATGACAGTTAAAAAACAAATTATATACTTATGAAAGGTAAAGAAATCTATAATAGTACAGTTTCAATAACTTTTAGTATTAATAAAACCCAAACAATAGTTGAAAATATTGACAAAACTCATGCTTTGCAAATTTTCATTCAAAAAGCATTGGAACAAACTGGAAATACAGGAAGGCCGATAGATGATTGGCTGGTAACGTATAATGATTTAAATATAGATGCTAATAAAAAGGTAGAGGAATATAAATTCCCGGAAAATGCAGTGGTTTTTTTACGATTGAAATGTGGGCCAAGCTGGCCTGAAAATCCTCAGTACAAGATATTTTCATTGCGTCAGAAACAGAAACTTAAGCATTAAATATATTTATAAATTCAAATTTAAAAATCACCTCACATTGTGTTTAAATCCACCAAAAAAATTCCTTTTATCACTAACATGCTTGAATTTTTCCACACAATGTTGATGTGGAAATTATGATTTTATTTATTAATCTCTCTAATAGTGAGGCAAATTCAAATAACAGCAAGATGCCAAAGTACGATTCAACCATTTTGTATGATTTATTGGTAGCAAAAATCAAGACAATTTTAGTAAACTCGAAACACAATGAAGTGAATACTTTTAATCCTCCGGGAATCCCTGTATTGACAAATTACAGTTTAATTTATCCTGCAATAGAGTTTATTGTTTCAAATTTGAAAATTATAATTGATATTGAAGTTAGCAATACTCTAAGTGAGGCAATGAAAGAAAAATGGATAAGGCATGCTTCAAATTGCGATAATTTTATATTAATTGTACCCAAAGAAATGGAGAAAGAAGTTCAAAATTTTTGTGTTCATAATATTCCTAATTCTGAAGTAAGAACCTATACTTTTGAAATAAAAGACAATGAAATTGAGAATTTATTTATCAATTTTTAAAAATGATAAGCGGTGTTTTTCTCGAAAATCATTTGATTTAATTCAAATTATAAGAACTATAATAGAGTCATTCAAGGGAATCTCACCTTTTGTTAGAGTACTGCCAAGTTCTAGATTTTGCAAGCAAGGCATTTTCAATTCTTGCCCAATATTCCATGCTTCTATATACTTCGTGATTTTTAAACACTCTTTTTTTCAATCCACGAGCAGCCTATAAATCTGATTTTTTCAACTTTTGCATTTTTGCATTTAATGATTTGTTTCATGCTACTAGTTTTCTTTTTTACTTAGGCCACAAAAAATCAATAAAAAGCTTTAATTAAAAATAAGGAATGTGAAAATGGTTTGTCCAAATGTAATATTATTCGTTTTTTTGATGTCTGTATGCACAATGGTGCAGGAATTAAATAATAGAAGTGGCTTTTTTAATAAAACTTACTTCTTAAAAACTTAATTATAATTATTTCTCCTTTAGTCAGTTTATCCCATATCTTGTCACACCATTTCAAGCAGATAGTCATAAAAACCAATGTTAAAAAGCCTTCTTACTTATTCTGAAAATTTTGTTAAATCCTTTGCATCAGCAAATACACGGAATTTACTCCTAAATGAGATTGGCAGATATTATCAAAATTCGCTTAGCGATAAAACAGTTTCAAGTCAGGAAAAAGAAGAAGCTGTTGTAAAGGCTGTAAATTGGCTCTTAGAATCCCAGGAAAACATGAAAGATGCAGGATTTGGTTCTTATCATCTGGTAAAAGAATATTCTTCCTCTTATCCGGAAACCTCCGGCTACATTATTCCTTCCTTAATGGAGTATGCATTACTTCAAAAGAATGAACAAATAATTAAAAAAGTACTTCTTACAGCAGATTGGTTAATTTCCATTCAAAAGAAAAGTGGCGGATGGCAAGGTATGCGAATTGAGGATAACCGTCCTGAAACAGTTTTTAATACAGCTCAGGTAATTCGTGGGCTCATTACAGCTTATGAGTATACAAAAAAAGATGCGTATTTATCCTCAATTGTAAAATCATGTGATTGGCTTTGCAGTGTTCAATCTGAAAAGGGCTACTGGGAAAAATTTGCTTTTATGAATGTTCCAAGGGTTTACGACAGCTATGTTGATTTTCCTTTATTAATGGCAAGTAAGATTTGCGCAAACGAAAAATACAAACAGTGCGCCATTAATAACCTGTATTGGATCATTGAAAAAATGCAACTGCCGAACGGTTGGTTTTTAAATTGCGATAATACGATCAAACACAATGACAAGCCCATTCTACACACCATTTCCTATACAATTGATGGCTTACTTGATTCAGGTTTATTCCTAAGAGATGAAAATTTAATAAAAGCAGCAAGGATTCCCGCGGATGAGTTATTGGCCATATTTGAAAAAAAAGGGTATTTAAACGGACGGTTTAACAAAAACTGGGATGGCTCGGAATACATGATTTGCACAGGATCGGCTCAAATATCCATCGTTTGGTTAAAATTGTTTAAAGCCTTTAAAGATGAAAGATATCTAAAGGCTGCTCAAAAAATGAATAATTTATTGGTTGGCATTCAAAACCGGCAAGTAAAGGAATCATCCGCCACTTATGGAGCAATTCCCGGATCTTTTCCTTTATGGGGGAAATATGAACCATTTGCATTTCCAAATTGGGCAACAAAATATTTTATTGACGCCTTAATGCTTGAAGCAGATGTACAGGCAAAAGAAATTCTTCTGAAATAAATTCAATTTACAGCAACATTTTTAGTGGAATCTCAATTAAATAATCAATTATTATTCAGCGGTTTTTAAGAGAATAAAAGCACTTTAGTCTTTAAATAAAAAGGCAACAAAATATTTCAATGCAACGTTGATGCCTGATAGAGAAAATCAAACAGCATATTTTGAACAGGGATATGGCTTCAATGCTGTAAATATAATTATATTCGTGTTTTAATTCAAGGAACAAAGGAGTGGAAAATCTTCAAAATAACCAGATATTAATAAACGGGTTTCTGAATTCTGTTAATCAGCGCCCTGGATCCATTGCCCTGGATGTAAATAACTGTTTGTACACCTATGCAGAAATGCATGAAGCATCAGTTAATATTGCCAATGCAATTGTAAAACATCAACATAGTGCTAATAATTATACGGCCATATTGGCCTCCAATAGCTTAAGTGCCTATACCGGTATCCTTGGTGCATTACTTATTGGAAAGACATACGTTCCATTAAACAAAAAAAATCCAGTGTTAAGAACTTGGGATATGCTCAATCGATCTGGTGCAAACACATTGGTAGTTGGTAAAGAATGCCTGGAATATTTTATTGAATTATTACCGCTTCTAAAATCCGCCCTAACTGTGGTGCTTCCCGATACTGCAAACACCGATGATTTACAATTAAAATACCCACAGCACAAGTTTTGTTTTTCCAATGAACAAGACTTACAAAAAGAAGAATATAGTGAGTTAACACAGAATACCAATCCCATTGCTTATCTTTTATTCACCTCTGGAAGCACAGGAATACCAAAAGGAGTGCAGGTTACAAATGAGAATGTATGCGCTTATCTGAATTATATTTCCGATCGTTTTGATTTTAGTGCAACTGACAAATTTTCTCAAACATTTCCGCTTGCTTTTGATTTGAGTGTTCATGATATGTTTCTTTGCTGGAAAGTTGGCGCATGCCTGTGCGTTCCAAGTGAGGATGCCTCCCCTGCTCTATTATCCTCCTTTATTAAGGAAAAAAATATTACTGTATGGTTTTCAGTTCCATCCCTTGCATTGCTATTAATGAAAATGCGGTTGCTTAAAAACAATGTTTTTCCAAGCTTGCGCTTTAGCCTTTTTTGTGGTGAAGCCTTAACCGAAAAAGTTACTTTTCAATGGCAACAGGCAGCTTTAAATTCAAGAATTCTAAATCTCTATGGCCCTACTGAAGCAACTATTGCAATAGCCTGTTATGAGTGGAAAAAATCACAGGAATTGAATTTTTGCATCAATGGAATTGTGCCAATTGGTAAAGTATTTAACACACAAAATTTCTGCATTGTAGATGAAAATAAAAAACAGGTAAATTTTGGTGAAAATGGAGAACTTTTATTAAGTGGAACACAAATTAGCCCTGGATATTTAGACGACCAGGAGAACATTAAAAAACAATACATGAAATTACCCGGATTTGGAGATAACGTTTGGTATAAAACCGGGGATTTGGTAAGGGAAGATGAACAAAACAATTTGCATTTTTCAGGAAGAATAGACAGCCAGGTTAAAATCAGGGGATTTAGAGTGGAGTTATTGGAGATAGATAATGCAATAAGAAAAATAGTAAACAATGATTGGGTGGCAACAGTGGTTGAGGAGCATAATGATACATTATATTCGTTTATTTGCAAAAATCCATCTGAAACAGAAATAAGTGAAAGTGAAATTCTGGCATATTGCCGTACTGTTTTACCCTGGTATATGATTCCTGGCAAATTAGTATTTATTGAAAAAATGCCGTTGAATAACAATGGAAAAATTGACAGAAATAAGCTTAAAGATTTGATCAAATGCTAGATCATTGCTTTAATTTTAACAGAATATAAATAGTTCCTTTGTAATGAATATCCAAAGGAAACATAATACAGAGCGCAAATTTGTTCAGAACATAATGCAATCATGAATAAAATGGAAAAAGAAATAACAACATTTATTTTAGAACAATTGGATAAGAGATTAATACGCATAGGCATGCAGAGAAAGGAAATAACTCCAAATTTCGATCTTGTAAAATCCGGCTTGTTAGATTCCATGTCTTTTGTTGATTTGGTGGTGGAAATTGAAAAAAAATTCAATACAGAAATTGATTTCGAATTAGCCTTCCAAAATGCTGATTTTACAACAATATCAGGCCTTATTCAAACTATTGAAAAGCAATTAAAATGAGCATTAAAATAATAGATGATTCAAATGATCCATTGTTAATCCAGGTTAAACACTTGTTTCAGCAAATGTACGACCAACTAAACGATCAGATGCCTGAAAAGCAATTGAAAATTCCTTTGGTTGATAATGGCGCTGAATTGTGGTTAGAGGGAGTAAAAAAAATGCTTGGGCGACTGGGAAGAATTGTTGTAGCTATTAAAGATGATAAAGTAATTGCTTTTGCAAATGGGGTAATTTATTTTACTCCTGATTATTTAGGTGATTTAAAAGTAGGTTCAATTGCCAATGTTTTTGTTCTTCCACAAGCCAGGGAGCTAGGCTTAGGGCTGCGTTTAGTAACAGAATTAGAACAATGGTTTAAAAGCAAAAACGTACATTCAGTTAATCTTCAGGTTATTTTCGAAAATAACCAAGCATCTGATTTTTGGAAACACTGTAAATACCTGGAGGAAATTATTCAGTTTAGAAAAATATTTGCTTAGTGGAAATAAATAATATACCTTCTTCAAGCATTGCAGATATTCTGGATATTCATCCTGGAGATGTGGTAATGGTTTCTGCCGATGTTTCAAAACTTGCATTTTATGCTAAGAAAAAGGAAGGTGTTTTTGATCCCCAAAAATTCATTGAAAGTTTATCCAAAAAAATTAATCCCGGAGGAACTTTAGTTATTCCTACATATACACACCTTCTTGAATCAGGTGATAAATTTGATTTAAATTCTACCAGGCCTCTTACAGGAACACTGGCAATTGAAGC
This region of Bacteroidota bacterium genomic DNA includes:
- a CDS encoding amino acid adenylation domain-containing protein yields the protein MENLQNNQILINGFLNSVNQRPGSIALDVNNCLYTYAEMHEASVNIANAIVKHQHSANNYTAILASNSLSAYTGILGALLIGKTYVPLNKKNPVLRTWDMLNRSGANTLVVGKECLEYFIELLPLLKSALTVVLPDTANTDDLQLKYPQHKFCFSNEQDLQKEEYSELTQNTNPIAYLLFTSGSTGIPKGVQVTNENVCAYLNYISDRFDFSATDKFSQTFPLAFDLSVHDMFLCWKVGACLCVPSEDASPALLSSFIKEKNITVWFSVPSLALLLMKMRLLKNNVFPSLRFSLFCGEALTEKVTFQWQQAALNSRILNLYGPTEATIAIACYEWKKSQELNFCINGIVPIGKVFNTQNFCIVDENKKQVNFGENGELLLSGTQISPGYLDDQENIKKQYMKLPGFGDNVWYKTGDLVREDEQNNLHFSGRIDSQVKIRGFRVELLEIDNAIRKIVNNDWVATVVEEHNDTLYSFICKNPSETEISESEILAYCRTVLPWYMIPGKLVFIEKMPLNNNGKIDRNKLKDLIKC
- a CDS encoding GNAT family N-acetyltransferase — protein: MSIKIIDDSNDPLLIQVKHLFQQMYDQLNDQMPEKQLKIPLVDNGAELWLEGVKKMLGRLGRIVVAIKDDKVIAFANGVIYFTPDYLGDLKVGSIANVFVLPQARELGLGLRLVTELEQWFKSKNVHSVNLQVIFENNQASDFWKHCKYLEEIIQFRKIFA
- a CDS encoding acyl carrier protein, with the protein product MEKEITTFILEQLDKRLIRIGMQRKEITPNFDLVKSGLLDSMSFVDLVVEIEKKFNTEIDFELAFQNADFTTISGLIQTIEKQLK
- a CDS encoding response regulator transcription factor — protein: MLELLAPNETIKVKLSKREVEIITLLSHEFTSHEVATQLNISPRTVEGHKQTILKKTGKRCSVGIIMFGIRSGIIAL
- a CDS encoding DUF2604 domain-containing protein, coding for MKGKEIYNSTVSITFSINKTQTIVENIDKTHALQIFIQKALEQTGNTGRPIDDWLVTYNDLNIDANKKVEEYKFPENAVVFLRLKCGPSWPENPQYKIFSLRQKQKLKH